A window of Haliscomenobacter hydrossis DSM 1100 contains these coding sequences:
- the ltrA gene encoding group II intron reverse transcriptase/maturase: protein MDGISINDIEQGGVENYLEELGEELRTKRYRTQAVKRVMIPKANGGERPLGIPTVRDRIVQTACKLLIEPIFEADFEESSYGFRPERSSGDALGAIKGYLQEGKSEVLDADLSKYFDTIPHDKLLIGLKERISDGRILDLIGQWLKAPIYEDGQFKGGKKNKVGTPQGGVISPLLANIYLNLLDRIVNNPKSLFYQGGVKIVRYADDFVLMGKQIGEQVKEQLKSLLSRMGLSLNEQKTRTVEAKAESFDFLGFTIRYDKDLWDRNKRYWNIIPSQKSEQKIRDKIDTYLEAHGHYKGEQVSEDLNKLLRGWLNYFDIKGVSYPAVSKRRLRHYLQERLNRYYNRKSQRKCRLYGQRAFEALVEKYGLIDPTKYTSGGVRL, encoded by the coding sequence ATAGACGGGATCAGCATAAATGATATTGAGCAAGGCGGCGTAGAGAACTATTTGGAGGAACTAGGGGAGGAACTAAGGACGAAGCGCTACCGGACGCAAGCAGTAAAACGGGTAATGATCCCGAAAGCGAACGGAGGAGAACGTCCATTGGGGATACCGACGGTTAGAGACCGGATAGTACAGACAGCATGTAAACTACTAATAGAACCGATCTTTGAAGCGGACTTTGAGGAAAGTTCCTATGGGTTCCGCCCAGAACGCAGTTCTGGGGATGCACTAGGAGCGATCAAGGGTTATCTACAGGAAGGGAAGAGTGAAGTATTGGATGCGGACTTGAGTAAATACTTTGATACGATACCACACGATAAACTGCTGATTGGGCTAAAAGAGCGGATCAGTGACGGACGGATATTGGACTTAATCGGTCAATGGTTGAAAGCGCCGATATACGAGGACGGACAGTTTAAAGGGGGCAAGAAGAACAAAGTAGGGACACCACAAGGGGGCGTGATCTCGCCCTTACTGGCCAATATATACCTGAACCTATTAGATCGGATCGTGAACAATCCGAAGAGTTTGTTTTACCAAGGTGGAGTGAAGATAGTACGGTATGCAGATGATTTTGTGTTAATGGGCAAACAGATCGGAGAACAAGTGAAGGAGCAGCTCAAAAGCTTGCTAAGTCGAATGGGATTAAGCTTGAATGAGCAGAAAACCCGGACGGTTGAAGCAAAAGCGGAGAGCTTTGACTTTTTAGGGTTCACCATCCGCTACGACAAGGATTTATGGGATCGTAACAAACGCTACTGGAACATCATTCCAAGTCAGAAATCGGAGCAAAAGATCCGAGACAAGATTGATACATATCTTGAAGCACATGGTCACTACAAGGGAGAACAAGTGAGCGAAGACCTGAATAAGCTATTACGGGGATGGTTGAACTACTTTGACATCAAAGGGGTGAGCTATCCAGCGGTGAGCAAAAGACGGTTACGGCACTACCTGCAAGAGCGACTGAACCGTTACTATAACCGCAAGAGTCAACGGAAGTGTAGGCTTTATGGACAAAGAGCCTTTGAGGCATTAGTCGAAAAGTATGGACTAATCGACCCGACGAAATACACTTCCGGAGGAGTTCGCCTGTGA
- a CDS encoding biotin-dependent carboxyltransferase family protein, giving the protein MSILVLNKGLQTTVQDLGRSGYAHFGINRSGAMDPLALQVGNFLVGNPGGTAALEMCFPAPALLFLEPALIALSGADFGAQIEGQNLPLLTPIWVDAGMELHFRHKQEGQYAYLSICGGLDILPWLNSSSTNLKAQWGGWQGRALLKGDRLPLAKSWPERIGRGLKIAKYHTLLSSFYDQKTPIRFVPGQHYPQLLPESRQRLHTQAWLISNASDRMGYRLAGAGLKLSSNESLLSAGLTRGSIQLPPAGQPIVLMADHQTTGGYPLLGQVIQADWARLAQLGPGRSFYLQAVDLKEAVRLYAEQGRFLRRLKVGCLFTTDAH; this is encoded by the coding sequence ATGAGCATACTGGTACTTAACAAAGGGCTACAAACGACGGTACAAGACCTGGGGCGCAGCGGTTATGCGCATTTTGGCATCAACCGTTCGGGCGCCATGGATCCCCTGGCCCTGCAGGTGGGTAACTTTTTAGTGGGCAATCCTGGAGGTACGGCCGCTTTGGAAATGTGTTTCCCTGCGCCAGCCTTGTTGTTTTTGGAACCCGCCTTGATTGCCTTGAGTGGGGCGGATTTTGGCGCGCAAATTGAGGGGCAAAACCTGCCCCTGCTCACCCCGATTTGGGTAGATGCGGGCATGGAACTGCATTTTCGGCACAAACAGGAGGGGCAGTACGCTTACCTGAGTATCTGCGGTGGCTTAGACATCCTCCCTTGGCTCAACAGTTCCAGCACCAACCTGAAGGCACAATGGGGCGGCTGGCAGGGACGGGCCTTGTTGAAGGGCGATAGATTGCCATTGGCCAAATCATGGCCTGAACGAATCGGGAGGGGGCTTAAAATCGCCAAATACCACACCTTGTTGAGCAGTTTTTATGATCAAAAAACGCCCATTCGTTTTGTACCCGGCCAGCATTATCCCCAATTGTTACCCGAGAGCAGACAGCGCTTGCATACCCAGGCCTGGCTCATCAGCAACGCTAGCGACCGCATGGGTTACCGTTTGGCAGGAGCAGGTTTGAAACTTTCGTCAAACGAATCTTTGTTGTCGGCGGGGCTTACGCGGGGAAGTATCCAGCTGCCGCCCGCTGGCCAGCCAATTGTATTGATGGCCGATCATCAGACCACGGGAGGCTATCCGCTGCTCGGGCAAGTGATTCAGGCGGATTGGGCACGATTGGCGCAGTTGGGGCCAGGGCGGAGTTTTTATTTGCAGGCGGTGGATTTGAAAGAAGCGGTAAGGTTGTACGCGGAGCAGGGACGATTTTTACGGAGATTGAAGGTGGGGTGTTTGTTCACCACAGATGCACACTGA
- the pxpB gene encoding 5-oxoprolinase subunit PxpB, giving the protein MPPHIHPLGDQGLLIDWGNRLDPAITQQLQACWQRLQALHLQGVLDLVPAYSSLAVLFDLDYLLKNYPQELPYTLVKNWVEPVLTANSTQTLASSSRNLDIPVCFEAPHALDLAELAAQKGLSPAAFIQQYCQTRYQVYMIGFLPGFAYLGTLDALLATPRKTTPRGSIPAGSVGIAGAQTGIYPLDSPGGWQIIGRCPWRLFTPANDPPVRLQMGDWVQFYPISSSEFAAQNEHTGT; this is encoded by the coding sequence ATGCCACCACACATCCATCCATTAGGCGATCAGGGCCTGCTCATCGATTGGGGTAATCGGCTTGATCCGGCCATCACGCAGCAGCTACAGGCCTGTTGGCAACGGCTGCAAGCGCTGCATTTGCAAGGGGTACTGGATCTGGTGCCCGCTTACAGCAGTTTGGCCGTGCTTTTTGACCTGGATTATTTGTTGAAAAATTATCCACAGGAACTGCCGTATACGTTGGTCAAAAACTGGGTAGAACCTGTCTTGACGGCCAATTCTACCCAAACCCTGGCGTCCAGTTCCCGCAACCTCGACATCCCGGTTTGTTTTGAAGCACCACACGCCCTTGACCTGGCCGAGCTCGCCGCACAAAAAGGGCTCAGCCCCGCCGCCTTCATCCAGCAATACTGCCAAACCCGTTACCAGGTGTATATGATTGGCTTTTTGCCCGGCTTTGCCTACCTGGGCACATTGGATGCCCTGTTGGCAACGCCTCGCAAAACGACACCCCGTGGCTCCATCCCAGCGGGTAGCGTAGGCATTGCCGGGGCGCAAACCGGGATTTACCCCCTCGACTCTCCGGGAGGCTGGCAAATCATCGGGCGTTGCCCCTGGCGCTTGTTTACCCCCGCAAACGACCCACCCGTGCGGCTTCAAATGGGCGATTGGGTGCAGTTTTACCCCATTTCTTCATCCGAATTTGCTGCGCAAAATGAGCATACTGGTACTTAA
- a CDS encoding TonB family protein: MLLLLAASCLFAQKDIPDILPPKPDSLHFPVWPGCYDPKMSVEELFRCTRECMATQVYSNIHWPEEKLSNSGFIKVKVQLNDDGSLPNFTIVESLHPLLDQAVMQSMATWPKSSWHAGYINGYRMNTSFEVWIKYNPDVAEDNLVLLKNVKESTYHNFTPTCILVVEHMPYFPGGQSALLRFIAENMTWPESLKESSVEGMMVVQFVVERDGSVTNSKVIKSVHPDFDQVGLNIVNKMPKWINGRARGQPTRVQMNLPIRIKLE; the protein is encoded by the coding sequence TTGCTGCTGCTCTTGGCTGCGTCTTGCCTTTTTGCACAAAAGGATATTCCAGATATTTTACCGCCCAAACCAGATTCACTTCATTTCCCCGTTTGGCCGGGATGTTACGACCCCAAAATGAGTGTCGAGGAATTGTTCCGCTGTACCCGCGAATGTATGGCGACACAGGTTTATTCCAACATTCATTGGCCAGAAGAAAAACTTTCAAATTCTGGGTTCATCAAAGTCAAAGTTCAACTAAATGACGATGGTAGTCTTCCAAATTTCACGATTGTTGAAAGCCTACATCCTTTACTTGATCAGGCCGTAATGCAATCGATGGCAACCTGGCCTAAATCAAGTTGGCATGCGGGTTACATTAATGGTTATCGGATGAATACAAGCTTTGAGGTATGGATAAAGTACAATCCAGATGTGGCTGAAGATAACCTTGTGCTTTTGAAAAATGTAAAGGAAAGCACTTATCATAATTTTACCCCTACTTGCATTCTCGTGGTTGAGCATATGCCCTATTTTCCCGGGGGGCAAAGTGCACTGCTTCGGTTTATTGCTGAAAATATGACCTGGCCTGAATCGCTCAAAGAATCAAGTGTTGAGGGAATGATGGTCGTCCAATTTGTTGTGGAAAGGGATGGAAGCGTCACCAATTCAAAAGTGATAAAAAGTGTACATCCCGACTTTGATCAAGTTGGCCTTAACATAGTGAACAAAATGCCCAAATGGATCAACGGCAGGGCAAGAGGGCAGCCAACCCGGGTACAAATGAATTTGCCCATCAGGATCAAGCTGGAGTAA
- a CDS encoding MmcQ/YjbR family DNA-binding protein: MHIEQLRTLCLALPGTSEGIKYGDQLCFMVMGKVFCSSNVKNLDKANFKVDDEIFEELCEREGIVPAPYGGAKFKWVQVTHFDGLSDAEWQHFIQQAYQLVKAKLPKKVQASLEG, translated from the coding sequence ATGCACATCGAACAACTCCGCACGCTCTGCCTCGCCCTTCCCGGTACCAGCGAAGGCATCAAATACGGCGACCAGCTTTGCTTCATGGTAATGGGCAAGGTATTTTGCTCCTCCAATGTCAAAAACCTGGACAAGGCCAATTTCAAAGTTGACGACGAAATTTTTGAGGAACTGTGCGAACGCGAAGGGATCGTACCTGCACCTTATGGTGGTGCCAAGTTCAAATGGGTACAAGTCACCCATTTTGATGGCCTCAGCGATGCCGAGTGGCAACATTTCATTCAACAAGCCTACCAACTGGTAAAAGCCAAATTGCCCAAAAAAGTGCAGGCCAGTCTGGAAGGTTGA